The genomic region CCAATGTGCCTTCATTGAATCCTTATAAATAGACCATGCTTAGTTGCTCCATCTCCATATCATCAAAGCTTTCATAGCCAAAAATGTCTCTTTACCCTTCTCTCACCATGTCATTGCTGTCTTTTTCCTTCTTGTTGCTGTTTGCTTTTAGTGCCAAAGCTGTTGTTCCTCCATCTGAAACTTTTAGGTTTGTCAACGAAGGGGAATTTGGGCCTTTTATTGTTGAATATGGTGCAGATTACCGTGTCATAAGCATAGCTAATGCCCCCTTCCAGCTTGCGTTTTATAACACCACGCCTAATGCCTTCACCCTTGCGTTACGCATGGCTACAACACGTTCCGAGTCGCTCTTCCGATGGGTTTGGGAGGCCAACAGGGGGAACCCTGTTCGCGAGAACGCCACGTTCTCTCTCGGGACTGACGGGAACCTTGTCTTGGCTGATGCCGATGGTCGGATTGCTTGGCAAAGTAACACTGCCAACAAAGCTGTGGTAGGGTTCCAATTGTTGCCTAATGGTAACATGGTGTTACACGATTCCAATGGCAAGTTCATTTGGCAAAGTTTTGATCATCCAACTGACACACTCTTGGTGGGTCAGTCGCTTAGAGCCGGAGGGGCGACAAAGCTTGTGAGCCGGGCTTCTGCTCAAAACAATGTCAACGGAGCCTATAGCTTGGTGATGGAGCCTAAACAGTTGGTTTTGCAGTACAAGGGAATGAACTCTTCTAAACCACTTGTCTACTTCAAATCATCCGTTTGGCCAAATACACAAGATGGTACTTTACAAACTGTGACACTAAATGTCGAGGAAACAAATGATGGTTTTGCATATGACGTTTTGTTAGACTACACAGTGGCTAACTCGTCCATCGGGACCGGAAATCTCATCTTGACAAGGCCGAAATATAACAGCACATTGTCGATTCTTCGACTCGGGATCGATGGAAACCTGAGGGTTTTTACCTACTATGACAAGGTTGATTCACAGGCATGGGAAGAGACTTTCACTCTCTTCTCTAGGGACTCAGTATGGGGCAATGAATGTGAACTACCGGAGAGGTGTGGGAACTTTGGACTCTGTGAGGAGAACCAATGCGTTGCTTGCCCGTCACCAAACGGATTACTCGGTTGGAGCCGGAATTGTCAGCAGAAGAAGGTGAACTGTAGGCCGAACGATTTCGGCTACTACAAGCTAGAAGGAGTGAACCATTTCATGAGCCAGTACAATGAAGGAGAAGGGATAAAGGAGAGTGATTGTGGGAGGAAATGCACCTCCGATTGCAATTGTTTGGGGTACTTTTACCACAGGGAAACATCCAAATGTTGGATCGCTAACGAGTTGAAAACCCTTGCTAAAACCTCGAACTCTTCCCATGTTGGTTACATAAAGGCACCCAACAAGTGATGGGAATCCTATTAAGTATTTGTACTTTTTCTTCTGTATTTTCCAGTTTCTTTTTTGTCTGCTAGTATGTATTTGTGAGTTTGAATTAcatattaaaagtaattaaatgttTACAATTATGTATCTAATGTATATGTAGTCAATAAACtgaatttaaaatgtatttccTGGATTAAGTTCAAATTTTCATGGCTTTTCGGATTCGGGTTCTTTTTAGTGTATGAACGAATCCAGACTGAACAGAAAAGGAACTCTGTAATGTTCAAAGTAGAGTGTAAACTCAATTTGAAATCAATGCCAGAAGTAAGGTGATAAAGtttaatgttataaaagtttaaactaTAAAGCACCCACAGTAATCTATATCTCCATTTCTGAATCTACTAATCCTGAACCcgtgaacaaaataaaaaaaatcatgaactCGACAATGTAAGTTGGTTAAAACTAGAACCAGCTGTTTAACATTTTGTGACCTCTgttaaaatgtgaaaagatTAGGGAAGCTACTGCTGAGAGGTTCCAAAACCTAGAAAACGGTCAACAATTTTGGCAACAGAACTGGCCAAGCTGTCTGCAGCTTTCTGGGTGGAGGCTTCTGCATAAACACGAATGACATCCTCTGTACCTAATGGTCGTATGAAACACCGGCCTTTAGGTTACTTCACTgcattttgtataaaaattttcaaaaatatgccccaaaaattatattaattgaacCATATAATAAGCCGAGTATAAGCACCAAAACATGCATTGAGATAAGATCAATGGCAAGATTTTACCAATTTCAGCATCAATGGCTTCTTGAATGCCAGGAGCTACGGTTTCGGCATTTGTTGTTGCAACAGCTGTTCTGTCTACAACTTTGACCTAACAAAAGCAATGGAAACATAcaagcaaaatatttttaagctaatTTTGCGCACTTATATCATACTTTCTCCCTTGTTAGGTGCAAAAGAAAAGGTCTTAGTCAAAATATGGAAAACTAGCGAGAAAAGGTAGATATGATCTCTGCTATAGATGAGAGAGTGATAAAGAAAACTCACCTTAAGTTGTCGACTAGGTAAATCCTGGTAAAGTTAATTCCATTAATGTATTGACCAACCTTTTTGTTGCAAAATAGCCTCAACCAAGAGCAAGCAACTCAAAGCATCTCCAACAGCTTGGTTGATCAATTTTCTGACTGAAAGTAGTCTTAGAGCAGCTTTCTGTTGTTCAGAtcctcaaaaaaaaaatgaaaataatactCAATAAACTATCATAGataattcttaaaagaaaaggacttcATTCATAAATTACCTTCAGACGCCAAACCGAGTTCATTGTTCCTGGCCTCTAACCAAGACAACCAGGATTCCAATATCAAACTGAGCAGCTTTCTAATGCAAGTGTTTTACCCCTGTAGGAGTAAAAATGACTTCCAAACCCAACTGTTTGAGATAATCGGCGGATGCTCCATTAGCATAAGCTGTCTGTACAACACCAAGTCGAGCTTGAgaattattatttggtttttcaTTGCCATCCTTGGCTAGAATGCTTGGTTGGTCTTTGATGAATAAAGCAAATAAGGATAATATTTTGTCCCCGTCAACTAGATCAAATTTTCTGCTACTGTTAGTTGAGACCGAAAAATATACTAGGCGATCAGCATCGCCATCCAAACGTGCGCACCTGATAAAGAAAAATTCGGAGCATGACCAGATTTCATAACATACACCAGAAATACCATGGCAACTATCATACGAAAAATACAGTCAAATATCATCATGAATCAACCATCCAAAATAGCTGTCGTACTAGTCAATGAGTGATCCTCGAAAATTTGTAAATGACAACGACATGAAATATCAAACACCagttataaaaagaaaagaacattaCAAGTTTGTTTCATGTTTAGTTGTCATCTTATTTAACATATGCACTTGTCAGAAAgagttgaaattaaaatgagCCTTCAACCTTTGATCAACAATTTAGTAGATGCAAGACTAATCAGCTTGTAAACAGTTGATAACAGTAATTCACTCCCAAATATGAAGAGATAGCGCACCTTAATCCAACATCATTGGAACCAATTCCACGTGGAACAACCTTCTCTTTCTGTACGTAATCGGCACCAACCCCATCATTGAACACTAAAATGTAGCACCAATCTTGAAG from Gossypium raimondii isolate GPD5lz chromosome 1, ASM2569854v1, whole genome shotgun sequence harbors:
- the LOC105778227 gene encoding epidermis-specific secreted glycoprotein EP1 gives rise to the protein MSLYPSLTMSLLSFSFLLLFAFSAKAVVPPSETFRFVNEGEFGPFIVEYGADYRVISIANAPFQLAFYNTTPNAFTLALRMATTRSESLFRWVWEANRGNPVRENATFSLGTDGNLVLADADGRIAWQSNTANKAVVGFQLLPNGNMVLHDSNGKFIWQSFDHPTDTLLVGQSLRAGGATKLVSRASAQNNVNGAYSLVMEPKQLVLQYKGMNSSKPLVYFKSSVWPNTQDGTLQTVTLNVEETNDGFAYDVLLDYTVANSSIGTGNLILTRPKYNSTLSILRLGIDGNLRVFTYYDKVDSQAWEETFTLFSRDSVWGNECELPERCGNFGLCEENQCVACPSPNGLLGWSRNCQQKKVNCRPNDFGYYKLEGVNHFMSQYNEGEGIKESDCGRKCTSDCNCLGYFYHRETSKCWIANELKTLAKTSNSSHVGYIKAPNK
- the LOC105786702 gene encoding phosphoacetylglucosamine mutase-like, yielding MGHQGSGQMHPSLNQQFKELGYWLLQDWCYILVFNDGVGADYVQKEKVVPRGIGSNDVGLRCARLDGDADRLVYFSVSTNSSRKFDLVDGDKILSLFALFIKDQPSILAKDGNEKPNNNSQARLGVVQTAYANGASADYLKQLGLEVIFTPTGVKHLH